In Onthophagus taurus isolate NC chromosome 6, IU_Otau_3.0, whole genome shotgun sequence, a genomic segment contains:
- the LOC111419619 gene encoding uncharacterized protein, whose translation MEDEDELLQSATCTDEESLSESEDQCIPQEKPEETDLVQHLYTDHTKFEFFVVKSLLILSSTAIIILLPLYLDSINKNSDVFVMFNFTSIATCVLIAFITFSTRRFCPKIKNINLCKPPLGWSKMILMLMIYLLMGFMIVFAVDRKRVMCHLQDPIKGVVLVFSLVNYFFFCQKMMGLQRIFSATTIIVGLFITVDYGLCDEFRCRGNEREHRSDDAGNWSWQTHSIWAAIYIVGLYLFATFYTLLDRYLISSETIIPSSLSNHLLATISRIVAFQNSTSQLRTITTSSNKKNMSPLHFVLYLQGFSMIISCLVVFLDVVPFIGAVDTFPQLGEFLRYGFLCHFSFSENSPTCGYTAVYGWLFIVAYLIFLLCSIRFLILCQSAVYTLATMTTSLPLVGIWWSLFKMDSTQIGLLDWSPSVTGELICALLGLPIVIIGLTLLCKNHFRDCKLSKMNMPCLTATQLA comes from the exons atggaagaCGAAGATGAATTATTACAAAGTGCGACGTGTACGGACGAAGAATCTTTATCCGAAAGTGAAGATCAATGTATACCGCAAGAAAAACCGGAAGAAACAGACCTGGTTCAACACCTTTACACAGACCACAcaaaattcgaatttttcgTCGTAAAATCTTTGCTAATCCTCTCATCTACCGCTATTATAATCCTTCTACCACTCTATTTAGactcaattaataaaaacagcgacgtttttgtaatgtttaattttacatCGATCGCAACATGTGTTTTAATCGCGTTTATAACATTTTCCACTCGAAGATTTtgtccaaaaataaaaaatattaatttatgtaaacCACCTTTGGGTTGGAGCAAAATGATCTTAATGttaatgatttatttgttaatgGGATTTATGATCGTTTTTGCTGTTGATAGGAAAAGGGTGATGTGTCACCTTCAGGACCCTATAAAAGGGGTTGTTTTGGTCTTTTCTttggttaattattttttcttttgccaAAAAa tgatGGGACTACAAAGAATATTTTCAGCGACAACCATAATCGTTGGTCTTTTTATAACCGTCGATTATGGATTGTGCGACGAATTTCGATGTAGAGGCAACGAAAGAGAACATAGATCTGACGACGCTGGAAATTGGTCATGGCAAACACATTCCATTTGGGCTGCTATTTATATTGTGGGGTTATATTTATTTGCGACATTTTACACTTTATTGGATCGATATTTAATTAGTTCTGAAACG aTTATACCATCTAGTTTATCGAACCATCTTTTAGCAACTATTTCAAGAATCGTTGCCTTTCAAAACTCAACATCACAATTACGAACGATCACAACAagttcaaacaaaaaaaatatgtctCCGTTACATTTTGTGCTATATTTGCAAGGATTTTCAATGATTATTTCTTGTTTGGTTGTTTTTCTTGATGTTGTACCTTTTATAGGGGCG gttGATACTTTTCCACAATTAGGAGAATTTTTGCGTTATGGCTTTTTATGCCACTTTAGTTTCAGTGAAAACTCACCAACATGTGGTTACACAGCTGTATACGGATGGTTATTTATTGTAGCTTACTTAATATTTTTGCTTTGTTCAATACGGTTCTTAATTTTGTGCCAATCAGCTGTTTATACGCTGGCTACAATGACAACATCTTTACCTCTGGTTGGTATTTGGTGGTCTTTATTCAAAATGGATTCAACTCAAATAG gtTTATTAGATTGGTCTCCTTCTGTAACTGGTGAATTAATTTGCGCATTATTGGGATTACCGATAGTAATAATAGGTTTAACtcttttatgtaaaaatcattttaggGATTGTAAACTCTCGAAAATGAATATGCCATGTTTAACAGCAACTCAATTAGCATAA
- the LOC111419620 gene encoding pseudouridylate synthase 7 homolog — MNRSRSFRRGGKRNFNQNQRSGARKYVSDVPQEQLNEKDVGITEYLSDLAGFSGILKARYSDFHVNEINREGEIAKFSTTEIPSLNPPTSSDGVIPKESPCEFISQEKWDEIATIVDDDKGKIVELDISDVDKDTRGKIHRCVKEYYKRKICASTIERDGKKYIEIKKFNKEEKFDDRVEWTKGDYVHFLVYKENMDTLEAAMRISSCLNIKPNSFTYAGVKDRRGKTTQWFCVKKVEPWKLFKKTKCIRNLRIGNVCFKDTVLKLGDLTGNRFRIALRNITVDDQLIEAAMKMLEERGFINYYGLQRFGHSKEVPTYDVGIKLILGQFKEACELILKCKKHEDPNSDISKARNIYNTTKDAEKACAEFSENENTCLEHKLLVGLSKVNKNDYVTALENIPRNMRLLYLHSFQALIWNKMCSIRIKEFGLKPIVGDLVFCDDEEEEIEQTENEEIENNENNDQENKVEENNVKNFSRKKKVKLLTNDDLVNYNIYDVILPLPGYDVKYPNNKMAEYYKETLESYGLSVEMSFHNVKSYCLSGTYRKLLRKVNNLSWKIMKYDHPNTDLIRSDFDEYQNRKEPEDDPNGAYKALIIDFCLKSSSYATMVIREILKTDTSTTTHIKLNDYHKNTSESVSSGNLTIDGPAPDSLLSDPDKYEEFKRSIFGDGDSKRKLEDETEDNNKKIKID; from the exons ATGAACCGATCGCGATCGTTTAGAAGAGGTGGAAAGCggaattttaatcaaaatcaaagaTCTGGAGCTAGAAAATACGTGTCAGATGTACCACAGGAACaattaaacgaaaaagatGTTGGAATAACCGAATATTTAAGTGACTTAGCTGGGTTTTCGGGGATCCTTAAAGCTAGATACTCCGATTTTCACgttaatgaaataaatcgtGAGggagaaattgcaaaattttctacaacagAAATCCCTTCGTTGAATCCACCAACTTCCAGTGATGGTGTTATTCCAAAAGAGAGTCCATgtgaatttatttctcaagaaaaaTGGGATGAAATAGCTACTATTGTTGATGATGATAAAGGAAAAATTGTGGAATTAGATATAAGTGATGTTGATAAGGATACTCGAGGGAAAATTCATCGCTGTGTCAAAGAATattataaacgaaaaatttgtGCTTCTACTATAGAAAGGGATGGTAAAAAATACAtagagattaaaaaatttaataaagaagaaaaattcgACGACAGAGTTGAATGGACAAAAGGAGATTATGttcattttttagtttataaagaaaacatGGACACTCTCGAAGCAGCTATGAGAATAAGCAgttgtttaaatataaaaccaaACTCCTTCACTTATGCAGGAGTAAAAGATCGACGTGGAAAAACCACCCAGTggttttgtgttaaaaaagttGAACCATGgaagttattcaaaaaaactaaatgtatAAGAAACCTTCGTATTGGAAATGTTTGTTTTAAAGACACAGTTTTAAAACTTGGAGATCTTACCGGGAATCGTTTTCGAATTGCTCTTAGAAATATTACTGTTGATGATCAATTAATAGAAGCTGCTATGAAAATGTTGGAAGAAAggggttttattaattattatggaTTACAACGATTTGGACATAGTAAAGAAGTTCCTACTTATGAtgttggaataaaattaattttaggacAATTTAAAGAG gcttgtgaattaattttaaaatgtaaaaaacatGAAGATCCTAATTCTGATATTTCAAAAGCTAGAAATATTTACAACACAACTAAAGATGCTGAAAAAGCTTGCGCGGAATTCTCCGAAAACGAAAACACTTGTCTAGAACATAAACTTCTTGTTGGTTTATCGAAAGTAAACAAAAACGATTACGTGACTGCATTGGaaaatattccaagaaatatgCGACTTTTGTATCTCCATTCGttccaagctttaatttggaataaaatgTGTTCGATTAGAATAAAAGAGTTTGGTTTAAAACCGATTGTTGGTGATTTAGTTTTTTGCGAtgacgaagaagaagaaattgaacaGACTGAAAACGAAGAAATTGAGAACAATGAAAATAACGATcaagaaaataaagttgaggaaaataacgtaaaaaattttagtagaaaaaaaaaagttaagttaTTAACTAATGATGATTtagttaattataatatttacgATGTTATTTTACCTCTACCTGGTTATGATGTTAAATATCCGAATAATAAAATGGCAGAGTATTATAAGGAAACTTTAGAAAGTTATGGTTTATCTGTAGAAATGTCGTTTCATAACGTAAA gtCTTATTGTTTATCAGGTACTTATCGTAAATTACTCCGCAAAGTAAACAATCTTTCCTGGAAAATAATGAAGTACGATCATCCCAACACCGATTTAATTCGTTCGGATTTTGATGAATatcaaaatagaaaagaaCCAGAAGATGACCCAAATGGTgcttataaagctttaataatcgatttttgtttaaaatcttCCAGTTACGCTACAATGGTTataagagaaattttaaaaaccgaTACATCTACAACAACtcacattaaattaaatgattatcATAAGAATACAAGTgaaagtgttagttctggtaatTTAACAATTGATGGACCAGCACCTGATAGTTTACTTTCTGATCCTGATAAATATGAAGAGTTTAAAAGAAGTATTTTTGGGGATGGAGATTCTAAACGAAAGTTAGAGGACGAAACTGaagataataacaaaaaaattaaaattgattaa
- the LOC139430087 gene encoding uncharacterized protein: MKLWLFLFIIPSVVFSATIRDRRRIYSYKDFFNDNFKGYTETTPDNPCLKRYLPPDDIFDCVTTTTTTTTTTTTEKPTTTPSITTTTTTTTEKPTTTPSITTTTTTTTEKPTTTPTTITTTTTTTEKPTTTPTTTTITEKVTPYVYTTPKNPFDREEHTGYTRRTTPPTTRGSTRKYSYATSNYSYTPSNVTYEILNYTKSMIMMNFTISTTPGLPYLPPCKFTYLPPSGGNDLYSPCRTFPSSKGTTPKTPSVKYLPIDESRNDINDIPLEPPFIVLKG; encoded by the exons ATG AAACTTTGGTTATTTCTTTTCATCATTCCATCCGTAGTATTTTCAGCCACAATACGCGATAGAAGGCGAATTTACTCATACAAAGATTTCTTTAACGATAATTTTAAAGGATATACCGAAACGACACCTGATAATCCATGTTTAAAACGTTATTTACCTCCTGATGATATTTTTGATTGTGTTACAACAACTACTACAACAACAACCACAACTACAACTGAAAAACCAACCACAACTCCATCGATAACAACCACAACCACAACTACAACTGAAAAACCAACAACAACTCCATCGATAACAACCACAACCACAACTACAACTGAAAAACCAACAACAACCCCAACGACAATAACAACAACCACAACTACAACTGAAAAACCAACAACAACCCCAACTACAACAACAATAACGGAAAAAGTGACACCTTATGTTTATACAACTCCTAAAAATCCATTTGATCGAGAAGAACATACAGGATATACAAGAAGAACAACACCGCCAACAACGAGAGGTTCAACTAGAAAATATAGTTATGCCACATCGAATTATTCTTATACACCTAGTAACGTCACgtatgaaatattaaattataccaAGTCGATGATTATGATGAACTTCACAATATCTACGACTCCTGGATTACCATACCTTCCACCATGTAAATTTACCTACTTACCCCCATCTGGTGGAAATGACTTGTACAGCCCATGCAGAACTTTCCCATCAAGTAAAGGCACAACACCAAAAACTCCCTCTGTAAAATATTTACCTATTGATGAATCGCGAAACGATATTAATGATATTCCTTTAGAACCACCTTTTATAGTTCTTAAAGGATAG